Proteins co-encoded in one Dyella japonica A8 genomic window:
- the ilvC gene encoding ketol-acid reductoisomerase, translated as MSSSNTNETLAKARIAVLGFGSQGRAHALNLRDSGLDVVVGLRKNGPSWEKARAEGFNVAEPGDAVKDADLVAVLTPDMVQPALYKESIEPNIKPGAALLFAHGFNVHFKQIDPRKDIDVILVAPKGPGALVRREYEIGRGVPSIWAVHQDVSGQAEAKAKAYADGIGGGRALLIKTDFKEETETDLFGEQAVLCGGASSLVQAGFETLVEAGYQPEIAYYEVLHELKLIVDLFYEGGISRMLEFVSETAQYGDYVSGPRVIDAGTKARMKDVLKDIQDGTFARNWIAEHKAGLPNYKKFKQADLEHPIEQVGAKLRARMPWLQANAPKPASEPLKKVG; from the coding sequence ATGAGCAGCAGCAATACCAATGAGACGCTGGCCAAGGCCCGCATCGCCGTCCTCGGCTTCGGCAGCCAGGGCCGTGCCCACGCCCTCAACCTGCGCGACTCCGGTCTGGACGTCGTGGTCGGTCTGCGCAAGAACGGCCCCTCGTGGGAGAAGGCACGCGCCGAAGGTTTCAACGTGGCCGAACCCGGCGACGCGGTGAAGGACGCCGACCTGGTCGCCGTGCTCACGCCGGACATGGTGCAGCCCGCACTGTACAAGGAGAGCATCGAGCCGAACATCAAGCCCGGCGCCGCGCTGCTGTTCGCGCACGGCTTCAACGTGCACTTCAAGCAGATCGACCCGCGCAAGGACATCGACGTGATCCTGGTGGCGCCGAAGGGTCCGGGCGCGCTCGTGCGCCGCGAGTATGAAATCGGCCGCGGCGTGCCCAGCATCTGGGCGGTGCACCAGGACGTCAGCGGTCAGGCCGAAGCCAAGGCCAAGGCCTATGCCGATGGCATCGGCGGCGGTCGCGCGCTGCTCATCAAGACCGACTTCAAGGAAGAGACCGAGACCGACCTGTTCGGCGAACAGGCCGTGCTGTGCGGCGGCGCCAGCTCGCTGGTGCAGGCCGGCTTCGAGACGCTGGTGGAAGCCGGCTACCAGCCGGAAATCGCCTACTACGAAGTGCTGCACGAACTGAAGCTGATCGTGGACCTGTTCTACGAAGGCGGCATCAGCCGCATGCTGGAGTTCGTCTCCGAGACGGCACAGTACGGCGACTACGTCAGCGGCCCGCGCGTGATCGACGCCGGCACCAAGGCGCGCATGAAGGACGTGCTCAAGGACATCCAGGACGGCACCTTCGCGCGCAACTGGATCGCCGAACACAAGGCTGGCCTGCCGAACTACAAGAAGTTCAAGCAGGCCGACCTTGAGCACCCGATCGAGCAGGTGGGCGCCAAGCTGCGCGCGCGCATGCCGTGGCTGCAGGCGAATGCGCCGAAGCCGGCGTCTGAGCCGCTCAAGAAGGTGGGGTAA